From the Lolium rigidum isolate FL_2022 chromosome 2, APGP_CSIRO_Lrig_0.1, whole genome shotgun sequence genome, one window contains:
- the LOC124689970 gene encoding low molecular mass early light-inducible protein HV90, chloroplastic-like, whose product MTTVVALSSFAAGAAAPRVRAAVGLQHDAGASFGARSPPVAGNTAHRRHGLVVRAQNDPKPTTKASTKFWDVLSFNGPAPERINGRLAMLGFVAALSVEASRGVGLLSQAESGAGLAWFAATTAVFSVASLVPLLKGESPEERAGPIMNADAELWNGRLAMLGIVALAATEYLTGTPFVDV is encoded by the exons ATGACGACCGTGGTGGCACTGAGTTCTTTCGCGGCCGGTGCCGCTGCGCCGCGCGTGCGCGCCGCCGTTGGCCTGCAGCATGACGCCGGCGCCAGCTTTGGTGCCCGGTCACCGCCGGTGGCCGGGAACACCGCACATCGCCGACACGGCCTCGTCGTGAGGGCGCAGAATGACCCCAAGCCCACGACCAAG GCGAGCACGAAGTTCTGGGACGTGCTGTCCTTCAACGGCCCGGCGCCGGAGCGCATCAACGGGCGGCTGGCGATGCTGGGCTTCGTGGCGGCGCTCTCCGTGGAGGCGTCCCGCGGCGTCGGGCTTCTATCGCAGGCGGAGAGCGGCGCCGGGCTGGCGTGGTTCGCGGCCACGACGGCGGTGTTCTCGGTGGCGTCGCTGGTGCCGCTCCTCAAGGGAGAGAGCCCCGAGGAGAGGGCCGGCCCCATCATGAACGCCGACGCGGAGCTCTGGAACGGCCGCCTCGCGATGCTCGGCATCGTCGCGCTCGCCGCCACGGAGTACCTCACCGGCACACCCTTCGTCGACGTCTAG